A genome region from Nocardioides cynanchi includes the following:
- a CDS encoding DUF664 domain-containing protein has product MPTEPDRAGSELELLEQYLDAQREALLAKTEGLDREQLTRTQPPSRLTLGGLLHHLALAEEDWMEIHFAGRPDSQPFVDADWAADPDWQFRAPPELQPEELRERYREACRRSRAVVREATGLDQLSAKPVRGELFTLRWVLLHLIEETARHAGHADFLREAIDGSVG; this is encoded by the coding sequence ATGCCGACCGAGCCTGACCGCGCCGGTTCCGAGCTGGAGCTGCTCGAGCAGTACCTCGACGCCCAACGGGAGGCGCTGCTCGCCAAGACAGAAGGGCTCGACCGGGAGCAGCTGACCCGGACCCAGCCTCCCTCGAGGCTCACTCTCGGTGGCCTGCTCCACCATCTGGCGCTCGCCGAGGAGGACTGGATGGAGATCCACTTCGCCGGACGGCCCGACAGCCAGCCCTTCGTCGACGCCGACTGGGCCGCCGACCCGGACTGGCAGTTCCGTGCTCCTCCGGAGCTGCAACCGGAGGAGCTGCGCGAGCGCTACCGCGAGGCCTGCCGCCGGAGCAGGGCCGTGGTGCGCGAGGCCACCGGACTGGACCAGCTCTCTGCGAAACCCGTGCGCGGCGAGCTCTTCACGCTGCGCTGGGTGCTGCTCCACCTGATCGAGGAGACCGCACGCCACGCCGGTCACGCCGACTTCCTGCGCGAGGCGATCGACGGAAGCGTCGGCTAG
- the glnA gene encoding type I glutamate--ammonia ligase — protein MFANSDELLKYIKNEGVEMVDVRFCDLPGIMQHFTVPVSSFDQKVFDDGLNFDGSSIRGFQAIHESDMSLFPDPTTAYIDPFRVAKTLVVNFFIHDPLTGEAYSRDPRNIARKAQAYLSSTGIGTKAYFAPEAEFYVFDSVRFETKVNAGYYHIDSEAGAWNSGSEDNNRGYKVRYKGGYFPVAPYDHFGELRDEMVIELEKSGLTVERAHHEVGTAGQAEINYNFDELLKAADDVMKFKYIVKNVAWRNNKTATFMPKPIFGDNGSGMHCHQSIWNDDEPLFYDETGYAGLSDMARYYIGGILAHAPSLLAFTNPTVNSYHRLVPGFEAPVNLVYSQRNRSACVRIPITGSNPKAKRIEFRCPDPSANPYLAFSAMLLAGIDGIKNKIEPHEPVDKDLYELPPDEHADIPTVPASLNAVMDSLEEDHEFLLEGGVFTGDLIETWIDYKRTQEIQPVALRPHPHEFELYYDI, from the coding sequence ATGTTCGCCAACAGCGACGAGCTGCTCAAGTACATCAAGAACGAGGGCGTCGAGATGGTCGACGTACGCTTCTGCGACCTCCCCGGCATCATGCAGCACTTCACCGTCCCGGTGTCGTCGTTCGACCAGAAGGTCTTCGACGACGGCCTGAACTTCGACGGCTCCTCGATCCGCGGCTTCCAGGCCATCCACGAGTCCGACATGTCGCTGTTCCCGGACCCGACGACCGCCTACATCGACCCGTTCCGGGTCGCCAAGACCCTGGTCGTGAACTTCTTCATCCACGACCCGCTCACCGGTGAGGCCTACTCCCGCGACCCGCGCAACATCGCCCGCAAGGCGCAGGCCTACCTCTCCTCGACCGGGATCGGCACCAAGGCGTACTTCGCCCCCGAGGCCGAGTTCTACGTCTTCGACTCCGTGCGGTTCGAGACCAAGGTCAACGCCGGTTACTACCACATCGACTCCGAGGCCGGCGCCTGGAACTCAGGCTCCGAGGACAACAACCGCGGCTACAAGGTGCGCTACAAGGGCGGCTACTTCCCGGTGGCGCCGTACGACCACTTCGGCGAGCTGCGTGACGAGATGGTGATCGAGCTGGAGAAGTCCGGCCTCACTGTGGAGCGTGCCCACCACGAGGTCGGCACCGCCGGCCAGGCGGAGATCAACTACAACTTCGACGAGCTGCTCAAGGCCGCCGACGACGTGATGAAGTTCAAGTACATCGTCAAGAACGTCGCCTGGCGCAACAACAAGACCGCGACCTTCATGCCGAAGCCGATCTTCGGCGACAACGGCTCCGGCATGCACTGCCACCAGTCGATCTGGAACGACGACGAGCCGCTGTTCTACGACGAGACCGGGTACGCCGGCCTGTCGGACATGGCGCGCTACTACATCGGCGGCATCCTCGCCCACGCCCCGTCCCTGCTGGCCTTCACCAACCCGACCGTGAACTCCTACCACCGGCTGGTGCCGGGCTTCGAGGCTCCGGTCAACCTGGTCTACAGCCAGCGCAACCGCTCGGCCTGCGTGCGGATCCCGATCACGGGGTCCAACCCGAAGGCCAAGCGGATCGAGTTCCGCTGCCCCGACCCGTCGGCCAACCCCTACCTCGCGTTCTCCGCGATGCTGCTGGCCGGGATCGACGGCATCAAGAACAAGATCGAGCCGCACGAGCCCGTCGACAAGGACCTCTACGAGCTCCCGCCCGACGAGCACGCCGACATCCCGACCGTGCCCGCCTCGCTCAACGCGGTGATGGACTCCCTCGAGGAGGACCACGAGTTCCTGCTCGAGGGCGGCGTCTTCACCGGCGACCTGATCGAGACCTGGATCGACTACAAGCGCACCCAGGAGATCCAGCCGGTCGCCCTGCGCCCCCACCCGCACGAGTTCGAGCTCTACTACGACATCTAG
- a CDS encoding RDD family protein, producing MPVAELPFETASWGRRILALVVDWLASNLVVVAILGPSGWSTSRGSGFYALGVFVVESSFFMALLGGSFGQLATRLRVIRVDGSRRPLALLMALARQVLICLVIPPIVFRPDGRGLHDLATGSATVPLAVLRLPGGARG from the coding sequence GTGCCCGTCGCCGAGCTGCCCTTCGAGACCGCGTCCTGGGGGCGCCGCATCCTGGCGCTCGTCGTCGACTGGCTCGCCTCCAACCTGGTCGTGGTCGCGATCCTCGGCCCGAGCGGCTGGAGCACCAGCCGCGGCTCGGGGTTCTACGCGCTGGGCGTGTTCGTGGTCGAGTCGTCGTTCTTCATGGCGCTGCTGGGTGGCTCGTTCGGCCAGCTCGCAACCCGCCTCCGGGTGATCCGGGTCGACGGCTCGCGCCGGCCGCTCGCTCTGCTGATGGCGCTCGCACGACAGGTGCTGATCTGCTTGGTGATCCCGCCGATCGTCTTCCGCCCGGACGGCCGGGGGCTGCACGACCTGGCGACCGGTTCGGCCACCGTGCCCTTGGCCGTTCTGCGTTTGCCGGGGGGTGCCCGCGGTTAG
- a CDS encoding DUF4191 domain-containing protein → MSSSRPTLPEPEKQGRIKQFAETYRMAKRSDPQLGMWILGAFVVGALVGFGVFWLATGHGGPISLAVTIFGALMLGVLAALITFSRRAQKAAYSQMEGQVGAAAGALQLLKRGWRLDTAIAFNKQQDVVHRVIGPPGVVLVGEGNPGRVKALLTSERRRHERVISEIPVHEVICGNGEGQVPLPKIARHIQKMKRQVKPAEITDVLARLKAIDASRPVVPMPKGPVPTSMKGMRGNFRGR, encoded by the coding sequence ATGTCCTCCTCGCGACCGACCCTTCCCGAGCCCGAGAAGCAGGGCCGGATCAAGCAGTTCGCCGAGACCTACCGGATGGCCAAGCGGTCCGACCCCCAGCTGGGGATGTGGATCCTGGGTGCCTTCGTGGTCGGCGCTCTGGTCGGCTTCGGGGTCTTCTGGCTGGCCACCGGCCACGGCGGCCCGATCTCGCTGGCCGTGACGATCTTCGGCGCGCTGATGCTCGGTGTGCTGGCCGCCCTGATCACGTTCTCCCGCCGCGCGCAGAAGGCGGCGTACTCCCAGATGGAGGGGCAGGTCGGCGCCGCCGCCGGCGCCCTCCAGCTGCTCAAGCGCGGCTGGCGGCTCGACACCGCGATCGCGTTCAACAAGCAGCAGGACGTCGTGCACCGCGTGATCGGCCCTCCGGGGGTCGTGCTGGTGGGCGAGGGCAACCCGGGGCGGGTCAAGGCGCTGCTGACCAGCGAACGTCGCCGGCACGAGCGGGTGATCTCCGAGATCCCCGTTCACGAGGTGATCTGCGGCAACGGTGAGGGCCAGGTGCCCCTGCCCAAGATCGCGCGCCACATCCAGAAGATGAAGCGCCAGGTCAAGCCCGCCGAGATCACCGACGTGCTGGCGCGACTCAAGGCGATCGACGCGTCGCGGCCCGTCGTACCGATGCCCAAGGGGCCGGTTCCGACGTCGATGAAGGGCATGCGCGGCAACTTCCGCGGCCGCTGA
- the lipA gene encoding lipoyl synthase — protein MTQAPPTNAAPEGRKLLRLEVRNAETPIERKPSWIKTRATMGPEYQELLGLVKSEGLHTVCQEAGCPNIFECWEDREATFLIGGDQCTRRCDFCQIDTGKPQPLDRDEPRRVAESVQKMGLRYATITGVARDDLPDGGAWLYAETVRVIHEVNPGTGVENLIPDFNGRPEQLAEVFESRPEVLAHNVETVPRIFKRIRPAFRYDRSLGVLTAAREFGLVTKSNLILGMGETREEVSQALRDLHDAGCELVTITQYLRPSPRHHPVERWVKPEEFVELATEAEEIGFSGVLSGPLVRSSYRAGRLYRQAMSARTPA, from the coding sequence GTGACCCAAGCCCCTCCCACGAACGCCGCGCCCGAGGGCCGCAAGCTCCTGCGCCTCGAGGTCCGCAACGCCGAGACCCCGATCGAGCGCAAGCCCTCGTGGATCAAGACCCGCGCGACGATGGGCCCGGAGTACCAAGAGCTGCTGGGCCTGGTGAAGTCCGAGGGCCTGCACACGGTGTGCCAGGAGGCGGGCTGCCCCAACATCTTCGAGTGCTGGGAGGACCGTGAGGCGACCTTCCTGATCGGCGGCGACCAGTGCACGCGCCGCTGCGACTTCTGCCAGATCGACACCGGCAAGCCGCAGCCGCTCGACCGCGACGAGCCGCGTCGGGTCGCGGAGTCGGTGCAGAAGATGGGGCTGCGCTACGCGACCATCACCGGCGTCGCGCGCGACGACCTGCCCGACGGCGGGGCCTGGCTGTATGCCGAGACCGTGCGGGTGATCCACGAGGTCAACCCCGGCACCGGCGTGGAGAACCTGATCCCCGACTTCAACGGCCGCCCCGAGCAGCTGGCCGAGGTCTTCGAGAGCCGGCCCGAGGTGCTCGCCCACAACGTCGAGACGGTGCCCCGGATCTTCAAGCGGATCCGCCCGGCGTTCCGCTACGACCGCTCGCTGGGCGTGCTGACCGCGGCCCGCGAGTTCGGCCTGGTCACCAAGTCCAACCTGATCCTGGGGATGGGCGAGACCCGCGAGGAGGTCAGCCAGGCGCTGCGCGACCTGCACGACGCGGGCTGCGAGCTGGTCACGATCACGCAGTACCTCCGCCCCTCTCCCCGACACCACCCCGTGGAGCGTTGGGTCAAGCCGGAGGAGTTCGTCGAGCTCGCCACCGAGGCCGAGGAGATCGGCTTCTCGGGCGTGCTGTCCGGCCCGCTCGTGCGTTCGTCGTACCGGGCCGGTCGGTTGTACCGTCAGGCCATGTCGGCGCGCACGCCGGCCTGA
- the lipB gene encoding lipoyl(octanoyl) transferase LipB — MSDLVFREGGFGADAVDYLAAWDTQREIHGQVVAGEAPDTVWLLEHPPVFTAGKRTSAADRPADPGGAPVIDVDRGGLITFHGPGQLVGYPIVRLPEHVLVVDYVRRVEEALIGVCADFGLETARVPGRSGVWLKAWGPKPERKIAALGIRVSRGVTMHGFALNCDVDLSWYDRFVPCGIADAGVTSLTAELRRDVTVADVLPSVRRHLADLLAWTPYTPTPDYEPRPEPGRGPRIELLTP; from the coding sequence GTGAGCGACCTGGTCTTCCGCGAGGGCGGGTTCGGCGCCGACGCCGTCGACTACCTCGCGGCGTGGGACACCCAGCGCGAGATCCATGGGCAGGTGGTCGCGGGCGAGGCGCCCGACACGGTCTGGCTGCTGGAGCACCCGCCGGTCTTCACCGCCGGCAAGCGCACGTCGGCCGCCGACCGGCCGGCCGACCCCGGTGGCGCACCCGTCATCGACGTCGACCGCGGCGGACTGATCACCTTCCACGGGCCTGGTCAGCTGGTCGGCTACCCGATCGTCCGGCTGCCCGAGCACGTCCTGGTCGTCGACTACGTGCGCCGCGTCGAGGAGGCGCTGATCGGGGTCTGCGCCGACTTCGGCCTCGAGACCGCGCGGGTGCCCGGGCGCAGCGGCGTGTGGCTGAAGGCCTGGGGCCCCAAGCCCGAGCGCAAGATCGCGGCGCTGGGCATCCGGGTCAGCCGGGGCGTGACCATGCACGGCTTCGCCCTCAACTGCGACGTCGACCTGTCGTGGTACGACCGCTTCGTGCCCTGCGGGATCGCCGACGCCGGCGTCACCTCGCTGACGGCCGAGCTCCGGCGCGACGTCACCGTCGCCGACGTGCTCCCGAGCGTGCGCCGGCACCTGGCCGACCTGCTCGCCTGGACGCCGTACACGCCGACGCCGGACTACGAGCCGCGGCCGGAGCCCGGCCGTGGGCCGCGAATCGAGCTGCTGACACCGTGA
- a CDS encoding methyltransferase domain-containing protein produces MADDASQPPAGVGWARGLHAPDASTVDPAAYFEYIGRWSSLFVPALLRLGAVSLGDLVLDVASGPGEAAEPAADMVGMPGRVVGLDISTAMLRAARARLPGASCTWVAADAQRMPFADGRFDAVVCQLGLMFLPDPGAGLSEFRRVLRPGRRAAVCVIGTAERAPLWSYLAAALSHVLPAERETLHLSFALGDPHRLEDLFTSAGFSDVGVRPQQAHADLGTFEHYWHVVETASGSMPHAYRTLAAAERDHVRDEVRRKMAAHEVDGLLRVPVEMLLADGRA; encoded by the coding sequence GTGGCAGACGACGCCTCCCAGCCCCCTGCCGGTGTCGGCTGGGCCCGAGGGCTGCATGCCCCGGACGCCTCCACGGTCGACCCCGCGGCTTACTTCGAGTACATCGGACGTTGGTCGTCCCTCTTCGTCCCGGCCCTGCTCCGGCTCGGCGCAGTGAGCCTGGGCGACCTGGTCCTCGACGTGGCGAGCGGTCCCGGTGAAGCAGCGGAACCGGCGGCCGACATGGTCGGGATGCCGGGACGGGTCGTGGGCCTGGACATCTCCACCGCGATGCTGCGTGCGGCCCGCGCACGACTGCCGGGCGCCTCGTGCACCTGGGTGGCTGCGGACGCGCAACGCATGCCCTTCGCCGACGGCCGGTTCGACGCGGTGGTCTGCCAGCTCGGTTTGATGTTCCTGCCCGATCCCGGTGCCGGTCTGTCCGAGTTCCGCCGGGTCCTGCGGCCGGGGCGACGCGCAGCCGTCTGCGTGATCGGCACGGCCGAGCGTGCCCCCCTGTGGAGCTACCTCGCAGCCGCCCTCAGTCACGTGCTCCCGGCCGAGCGCGAGACGCTCCACCTCTCGTTCGCCCTGGGAGACCCTCATCGGCTGGAAGACCTGTTCACGTCCGCCGGGTTCAGCGACGTCGGCGTCCGGCCCCAGCAGGCGCACGCGGACCTTGGAACATTTGAGCACTACTGGCACGTCGTCGAGACGGCCAGCGGCTCGATGCCGCACGCCTATCGCACTCTGGCCGCCGCCGAGCGCGACCACGTGCGCGACGAGGTACGCCGGAAGATGGCTGCGCACGAGGTCGACGGGCTGCTGCGGGTCCCCGTCGAGATGCTCCTCGCCGACGGCCGCGCCTGA
- a CDS encoding TIGR01777 family oxidoreductase: protein MRVVVGGASGFLGSHLVSELTGRGHTVTKLVRRAPGAADESRWDPASGQVDAEVVAAADVVVNLAGAPTAGNPHSKTWATELRASRVSSTSTLAEAIAASERPAAFLAGNGISYYGDRGADRLPETADSRGHALLTEVTREWEAAAAPARAAGARVCVLRTAPVMDARSQPLKALRVQFRLGLGGRLGSGEQYFPMISLRDWVGAVAHLAEHDDAAGAFNLCCPITPTNAEFTKALGRAVGRPTVIPAPSFAIRLGAGDMSPELLGSRNAVPQALVDAGYEFRDEDVTAVLAAGLAQRS from the coding sequence ATGCGGGTCGTCGTCGGCGGCGCCTCCGGGTTCCTCGGGAGCCACCTGGTCTCCGAGCTGACCGGTCGCGGTCACACCGTCACCAAGCTGGTACGACGGGCGCCGGGCGCCGCGGACGAGTCGCGGTGGGACCCCGCGAGCGGTCAGGTCGACGCCGAGGTCGTCGCGGCCGCCGACGTGGTGGTCAACCTCGCCGGGGCACCGACCGCAGGCAACCCGCACTCGAAGACGTGGGCCACCGAGCTGCGCGCGAGCCGGGTCAGCTCCACCTCGACCCTGGCGGAGGCGATCGCGGCGAGCGAGCGCCCGGCGGCGTTCCTGGCCGGCAACGGCATCAGCTACTACGGCGACCGGGGCGCCGACCGGCTCCCGGAGACCGCCGACTCGCGAGGGCACGCCTTGCTGACGGAGGTGACCCGGGAGTGGGAGGCCGCGGCCGCGCCCGCGCGGGCGGCCGGGGCCCGGGTCTGCGTGCTGCGCACGGCGCCGGTGATGGACGCCCGGAGCCAGCCGCTGAAGGCTCTGCGCGTCCAGTTCCGGCTCGGCCTCGGAGGCAGGCTGGGCAGTGGCGAGCAGTACTTCCCGATGATCTCCCTGCGCGACTGGGTCGGTGCGGTGGCACACCTCGCCGAGCACGACGACGCCGCCGGCGCCTTCAACCTCTGCTGCCCGATCACGCCGACCAACGCCGAGTTCACCAAGGCGCTGGGGCGCGCGGTCGGGCGGCCCACGGTGATCCCGGCTCCGTCGTTCGCGATCCGCCTGGGTGCCGGCGACATGAGCCCGGAGCTGCTCGGCTCGCGCAACGCCGTGCCCCAGGCCCTGGTGGACGCCGGCTACGAGTTCCGTGACGAGGACGTCACCGCCGTGCTCGCGGCCGGGCTGGCTCAGCGCTCGTAG
- the sucB gene encoding 2-oxoglutarate dehydrogenase, E2 component, dihydrolipoamide succinyltransferase yields MATEVTLPELGESVTEGTVTRWLKQVGDEVAVDEPLLEVSTDKVDTEIPSPVAGTLLEIKANEDDTVEVGAVLAVIGASEESSGGQDPAPAEPEQAAAEEEPAAEAAPADEAPAQDGGDDGATPLEEENAEREAAHAEAEESDTPDQASADEAAAEEAPAKAAPSEEPAAASSGGGEQTVVRLPELGESVTEGTVTRWLKQVGDQVAADESLLEVSTDKVDTEIPSPAAGTLLEIKVNEDETVEVGAELAVIGSGQAATNEPSAGDDQPAPAAAAEPAAESEPAQEAEPAQEAEPAAAESEAATEPEQPAAEAAPQPEPEPEPAPASDTRDSSSYVTPLVRKMAAQHDVDLAGLVGTGVGGRIRKQDVLDAAAKQGTDTTPSRPAAAAAAAAQPAAPAAPAASAPAAVADAAPSPLRGKTEPMSRLRKVIAKRMVESLQTSAQLTTVVEVDVTSISRLRDAAKADFAAREGVKLSFMPFFAKAAVDALKQHPSLNAAIDTEAGEVTYYDRENLAIAVDTERGLLTPVIKEAGDLSIAGLARKIADVAERTRTNKITPDELSGGTFTLTNTGSRGALFDTPIINMPQVAILGTGAVVKRPVVIDDDNLGETIAVRQMVYLALTYDHRLVDGADAARFLSDVKARLEAGQFEV; encoded by the coding sequence ATGGCTACCGAAGTCACCCTCCCCGAGCTCGGCGAATCCGTCACCGAGGGCACCGTCACGCGCTGGTTGAAGCAGGTCGGCGACGAGGTGGCGGTCGACGAGCCGCTCCTGGAGGTCTCGACCGACAAGGTCGACACCGAGATCCCCTCGCCGGTCGCCGGCACCCTGCTGGAGATCAAGGCGAACGAGGACGACACGGTCGAGGTCGGCGCGGTGCTCGCCGTGATCGGCGCGTCCGAGGAGTCGTCCGGAGGTCAGGATCCAGCCCCGGCCGAGCCGGAGCAGGCCGCGGCCGAGGAGGAGCCGGCCGCGGAGGCGGCTCCCGCGGACGAGGCCCCTGCCCAGGACGGCGGGGACGACGGCGCCACTCCTCTGGAGGAGGAGAACGCCGAGCGCGAGGCCGCGCACGCCGAGGCCGAGGAGTCCGACACCCCGGACCAGGCGTCCGCCGACGAGGCAGCCGCAGAGGAAGCCCCCGCGAAGGCGGCCCCCTCCGAGGAGCCGGCCGCTGCGTCGTCGGGTGGCGGGGAGCAGACGGTGGTGCGGCTGCCCGAGCTCGGGGAGTCGGTCACCGAGGGCACGGTGACCCGCTGGCTCAAGCAGGTCGGCGACCAGGTCGCCGCGGACGAGTCGCTCCTGGAGGTCTCGACCGACAAGGTCGACACCGAGATCCCGTCACCGGCGGCCGGGACGCTCCTGGAGATCAAGGTCAACGAGGACGAGACCGTGGAGGTCGGCGCCGAGCTGGCCGTGATCGGCTCGGGCCAGGCCGCCACGAACGAGCCCTCCGCGGGCGATGACCAGCCCGCACCGGCGGCCGCGGCAGAGCCTGCGGCCGAGTCCGAGCCCGCCCAGGAGGCCGAGCCGGCGCAGGAGGCCGAGCCGGCCGCCGCCGAGTCGGAGGCCGCGACGGAGCCCGAGCAGCCCGCCGCCGAAGCGGCGCCCCAGCCCGAACCCGAGCCCGAGCCGGCCCCGGCGTCCGACACTCGCGACTCGTCGTCGTACGTCACTCCGCTGGTCCGCAAGATGGCGGCCCAGCACGACGTCGACCTGGCCGGCCTCGTCGGCACCGGCGTCGGTGGGCGGATTCGCAAGCAGGACGTCCTGGACGCCGCTGCGAAGCAGGGCACCGACACCACGCCGAGCCGCCCGGCCGCGGCGGCCGCGGCCGCCGCCCAGCCCGCTGCTCCCGCGGCACCGGCGGCGTCCGCCCCGGCGGCAGTCGCCGACGCGGCGCCGTCGCCGCTGCGTGGCAAGACCGAGCCGATGTCGCGGCTCCGCAAGGTGATCGCCAAGCGCATGGTCGAGTCGCTCCAGACCAGCGCCCAGCTGACCACCGTCGTCGAGGTCGACGTCACCTCGATCTCGCGCTTGCGGGACGCGGCGAAGGCCGACTTCGCGGCGCGCGAGGGCGTGAAGCTGTCGTTCATGCCGTTCTTCGCCAAGGCTGCGGTCGACGCGCTCAAGCAGCACCCGAGCCTGAACGCCGCGATCGACACCGAGGCGGGCGAGGTGACCTACTACGACCGGGAGAACCTCGCGATCGCCGTCGACACCGAGCGCGGACTGCTCACCCCGGTGATCAAGGAGGCCGGTGACCTCTCGATCGCGGGCCTGGCGCGCAAGATCGCCGACGTCGCCGAGCGCACCCGGACCAACAAGATCACTCCGGACGAGCTGTCCGGCGGCACGTTCACGCTGACCAACACCGGCAGCCGGGGCGCGCTGTTCGACACCCCGATCATCAACATGCCGCAGGTCGCCATCCTGGGCACCGGTGCGGTGGTGAAGCGGCCGGTGGTGATCGACGACGACAACCTCGGCGAGACGATCGCCGTACGCCAGATGGTCTACCTCGCCCTGACCTACGACCACCGGCTGGTCGACGGGGCCGACGCCGCCCGCTTCCTCAGCGACGTGAAGGCCCGGCTCGAAGCCGGGCAGTTCGAGGTCTGA
- the lpdA gene encoding dihydrolipoyl dehydrogenase gives MTEGEFDVLVLGAGSGGYACALRAAQLGLSVALVEKGNLGGTCLHVGCIPTKALLHAAEVADLARDSAQFGVQATLEGIDMPGVNAYKDKVVSRLFKGLSGLIRGRGITVIEGEGRLSGPKQVTVGGTTYTGRHVVLASGSYSRSLPGLDVDGERVLTSEHALRLDRVPASVVVLGGGVIGCEFASVWASFGAEVTIVEALPRLVAAEDEASSKALERAFRKRKIQVRTGTPYQSLKVTDDGIALTVEGGDVIEAELLLVAVGRGPSTDGLGYDEQGVAMERGFVLTDERCRTNLEGVYAVGDIVPGLQLAHRGFAQGIFVAEDIAGLAPAVIDETGIPRVTYSHPEIASVGLNEDAAREAYGEVETLTYDLGGNGKSQILGTQGFVKLVRRPDGPVVGVHLVGDRVGELIGEAQLIYNWEAHAEDVAPLVHAHPTQNEALGEAHLALAGKPLHAHS, from the coding sequence GTGACCGAAGGAGAGTTCGACGTACTCGTTCTCGGGGCGGGATCGGGCGGTTATGCCTGTGCGCTGCGAGCCGCCCAGCTCGGCCTCTCGGTGGCCCTGGTCGAGAAGGGCAACCTCGGCGGCACCTGCCTCCACGTGGGCTGCATCCCGACCAAGGCGCTGCTGCACGCGGCCGAGGTCGCCGACCTGGCCCGCGACTCCGCCCAGTTCGGGGTGCAGGCGACCCTCGAGGGCATCGACATGCCGGGCGTCAACGCCTACAAGGACAAGGTCGTCTCCCGGCTCTTCAAGGGGCTCAGCGGTCTGATCAGGGGCCGCGGGATCACCGTGATCGAGGGTGAGGGCCGCCTGAGCGGGCCGAAGCAGGTCACGGTCGGCGGGACGACGTACACCGGCCGGCACGTGGTGCTGGCGTCCGGCTCCTACAGCAGGAGCCTGCCCGGCCTCGACGTCGACGGCGAGCGGGTGCTCACCTCCGAGCACGCGCTGCGGCTCGACCGGGTGCCCGCGTCGGTGGTCGTGCTCGGCGGCGGGGTGATCGGCTGCGAGTTCGCCAGCGTCTGGGCCAGTTTCGGCGCCGAGGTCACCATCGTCGAGGCCCTCCCCCGGCTGGTCGCTGCCGAGGACGAAGCCTCGTCCAAGGCCCTGGAACGCGCCTTCCGCAAGCGCAAGATCCAGGTCCGCACCGGTACGCCGTACCAGAGCCTGAAGGTCACCGACGACGGCATCGCGCTGACCGTCGAAGGTGGTGACGTGATCGAGGCCGAGCTGCTGCTGGTGGCCGTCGGCCGCGGCCCGTCCACCGACGGGCTTGGGTACGACGAGCAGGGCGTGGCGATGGAGCGCGGGTTCGTGCTCACCGACGAGCGCTGCCGCACCAACCTCGAGGGTGTGTACGCCGTCGGCGACATCGTGCCGGGCCTCCAGCTGGCCCACCGCGGCTTCGCGCAGGGCATCTTCGTGGCCGAGGACATCGCCGGCCTCGCGCCCGCGGTGATCGACGAGACCGGGATCCCGCGGGTCACCTACAGCCATCCCGAGATCGCGTCGGTCGGGCTGAACGAGGACGCCGCCCGCGAGGCCTACGGCGAGGTCGAGACCCTCACCTACGACCTCGGCGGCAACGGCAAGAGCCAGATCCTGGGCACCCAGGGCTTCGTGAAGCTGGTCCGGCGCCCCGACGGACCGGTGGTCGGCGTGCACCTGGTCGGCGACCGGGTCGGCGAGCTGATCGGCGAGGCCCAGCTGATCTACAACTGGGAGGCCCACGCCGAGGACGTCGCGCCGCTGGTGCACGCCCACCCCACCCAGAACGAGGCGCTCGGCGAGGCCCACCTGGCCCTGGCCGGCAAGCCCCTCCACGCGCACTCCTGA